One genomic segment of Corynebacterium durum includes these proteins:
- a CDS encoding esterase/lipase family protein, with protein sequence MRTTTARILVTVLIVAAVVMPPLVRAQPHHVQGQVEGPMFHTLAEAYKYRVEHKDQPVVPQGVNDPDCRVTPQHKQAVVLVHGTDTTMYADYSQLGAAIAQAGWCTYGFDYGAGPAPDKGFGWAPIEQSAEQLDQTVAAARRSSGAESVVFVGFSQGATVTRYWMHSDPAHAAATHKWIGLASPTRGGNFYGLAHLAQTFPWLHDVVGSFGLLSPALNELMTDSEFNQRLNTPAETVPGVRHVTISTRFDEMMPEGHNAAIHAGQNADVDNIVVQDVCPDNHGGHMFMTYNPTVIDLVLSELGAVSRDRVRCAPVPLGYSMPDVMLFDAPRKLLGGTDRPTPVDISTM encoded by the coding sequence ATGCGCACGACGACTGCAAGGATTCTGGTGACAGTGCTGATCGTGGCGGCGGTGGTCATGCCACCTTTGGTGCGCGCCCAGCCGCATCACGTTCAGGGTCAGGTGGAGGGGCCGATGTTCCACACGCTGGCTGAGGCGTATAAGTATCGCGTGGAGCATAAGGATCAGCCGGTGGTACCGCAGGGGGTGAATGACCCGGATTGCCGGGTCACGCCACAGCATAAGCAAGCGGTCGTGTTGGTGCATGGCACGGACACCACCATGTACGCGGATTATTCGCAGTTGGGAGCCGCTATTGCTCAGGCGGGATGGTGTACGTACGGGTTTGATTACGGTGCTGGTCCGGCACCCGATAAGGGTTTTGGCTGGGCGCCGATTGAGCAGTCCGCGGAGCAGCTTGACCAGACCGTTGCGGCGGCACGGCGTTCTTCCGGGGCGGAGTCGGTGGTGTTTGTGGGGTTTTCCCAAGGTGCGACGGTGACGCGCTACTGGATGCACAGCGACCCCGCCCATGCTGCGGCAACCCACAAGTGGATTGGGTTGGCGTCGCCCACGCGGGGAGGGAATTTCTATGGGTTGGCGCACCTTGCCCAGACGTTTCCGTGGCTGCACGACGTGGTGGGGAGCTTTGGTTTGCTCTCGCCCGCGTTGAACGAGCTGATGACGGATTCGGAATTCAACCAGCGCTTGAACACCCCAGCAGAAACGGTTCCTGGTGTTCGGCACGTGACCATTTCCACGCGGTTTGATGAGATGATGCCGGAGGGTCACAACGCCGCTATTCACGCTGGTCAGAACGCGGATGTAGATAACATTGTGGTGCAGGATGTGTGCCCTGACAACCACGGTGGACACATGTTCATGACCTACAACCCGACGGTGATTGACCTGGTGCTTTCAGAACTTGGTGCGGTTTCCCGCGACCGCGTGCGCTGTGCCCCCGTCCCGCTGGGGTATTCCATGCCGGACGTCATGCTTTTCGACGCTCCGCGCAAGCTACTGGGTGGCACGGACAGACCCACTCCGGTGGATATTTCTACTATGTGA
- the rnc gene encoding ribonuclease III, protein MSRSKGSKRRVDGQQVLREAFESVDHEPLFERLGVRIREDLFMLSLTHRSFAYENGMLPHNERLEFLGDSILGLSVADQLYRQYPDRPESDISKMRASMVSRYGLADIAREIGLGQHILLGKGERATNGQDKDSILADTTEAIFGAVYLEHGFDTAREVILRLFKYKIDHASAQGLHADWKTALQNLVSERRLPQPEYETSSVGPDHDLVFTAIARVDEAELGTGKGPSKKQAEQQAARVAFHALRDNVTTLPDA, encoded by the coding sequence GTGAGCCGGAGTAAGGGCAGCAAGAGGCGCGTTGATGGCCAGCAGGTGCTGCGCGAGGCATTTGAGTCGGTTGACCATGAGCCACTTTTTGAGCGTCTAGGCGTGCGCATCCGCGAGGATTTGTTCATGCTGTCGCTGACGCATCGTTCTTTCGCCTACGAGAATGGCATGCTGCCGCACAATGAACGCCTCGAGTTTTTGGGCGATTCCATTTTGGGCTTGTCGGTGGCGGACCAGTTGTACCGCCAGTACCCAGATCGCCCAGAGAGCGATATTTCCAAGATGCGCGCTAGCATGGTCAGCCGTTATGGCCTCGCGGATATTGCCCGAGAGATTGGCCTTGGTCAGCATATTTTGTTGGGTAAGGGGGAGCGCGCCACGAATGGTCAGGATAAAGACTCCATTTTGGCGGACACCACCGAGGCGATTTTCGGCGCGGTGTACCTGGAGCATGGGTTTGATACGGCCCGCGAGGTGATTTTGCGCTTGTTCAAGTACAAGATTGATCACGCCTCTGCGCAGGGATTGCATGCGGACTGGAAGACGGCGTTGCAGAATTTGGTGTCAGAGCGGAGGCTGCCGCAGCCTGAATATGAGACATCCTCGGTTGGGCCGGACCATGATTTGGTGTTCACGGCGATCGCCCGCGTGGATGAAGCTGAGCTGGGTACGGGGAAGGGGCCTAGTAAGAAGCAGGCGGAGCAGCAGGCGGCGCGTGTGGCGTTTCATGCCCTGCGGGATAATGTGACCACGCTGCCGGATGCCTGA
- a CDS encoding DivIVA domain-containing protein, which translates to MYRVFENLDELQQTVQQAYGVPMTANCMVPRNEFLALLDDLRDALPVEIDDAQDVLDNKDQIIEEAHDHANGLVERAEGDAQELLERARHDADVMLGDAENRAHAMVAKAKEEADRVMHNAQRDAQDMVNRASAEAERLVSSGNESYQRSVDEGLAEQHRLVSEAEVVRRANEEAHRIVSSAHADSNRLRGECDTFVDQKLSEFEDLLSSALRTVSKDRAALRRGAGVSGRGMQEGEYSSGEYSGAGEYSSKEYSSSDYKRDEYETEDYGYDS; encoded by the coding sequence ATGTATCGTGTTTTTGAGAATCTCGATGAACTTCAGCAAACTGTCCAGCAGGCGTATGGCGTGCCTATGACGGCTAACTGTATGGTGCCGCGTAATGAATTCCTCGCGCTTCTCGACGACCTCCGCGACGCCCTCCCCGTCGAAATCGACGATGCACAGGACGTCTTGGATAACAAGGACCAGATCATCGAAGAAGCACATGATCACGCAAATGGCCTGGTTGAACGCGCCGAGGGGGATGCGCAGGAGCTGCTAGAGCGTGCCCGCCACGATGCGGACGTGATGTTGGGGGACGCGGAGAATCGCGCGCATGCGATGGTGGCCAAGGCGAAGGAAGAGGCTGATCGCGTGATGCACAATGCTCAGCGTGACGCCCAGGATATGGTTAACCGCGCGAGCGCGGAGGCCGAGCGCTTGGTGTCCAGTGGTAATGAGTCGTATCAGCGCAGCGTGGATGAGGGCCTTGCGGAGCAGCATCGCCTGGTCAGCGAGGCTGAGGTGGTGCGCCGCGCAAACGAGGAGGCTCACCGTATTGTGTCGTCCGCCCATGCGGACTCGAATCGCCTGCGCGGGGAGTGCGATACGTTCGTGGACCAGAAGCTTTCCGAGTTTGAGGATTTGTTGTCGTCGGCACTTCGCACTGTGTCCAAGGACCGCGCGGCACTGCGCAGGGGCGCTGGTGTGTCGGGCCGGGGCATGCAGGAGGGCGAGTACAGCTCTGGTGAGTACAGTGGCGCCGGCGAGTACTCGTCTAAAGAGTATTCCTCCAGCGACTACAAGCGCGATGAGTACGAGACTGAGGATTACGGGTACGATTCATAG
- a CDS encoding glycerate kinase has product MTTIVIAPDAFKGTATTHDAAAYLAEGIAEALPDAELVLVPMADGGEGTASCFDGTPVTLPTTDAAGRLTEATYMFNDGDVAEAYIDVAAASGLPAVADHPVPLTGDTYGTGVLIADAVTRGAQRIILGLGGTATVDGGTGILVALGATPQDKAGHPLRPGGGSLTELAGFDTAQLNIPAAAVEWVLLTDVTNPATGPDGAAAVFGPQKGATPEDITLLDAALTQLCDICEVDPTTPGFGAAGGLPIGITWLSTLMHGNHSHIHVLPGARMVAESVGLPELIHSADLVVTGEGRFDKQSTRGKVVGTVLDMAVAADVPVVVVAGSFQEKIAGQGVSMVELSDNPDAKAQLVEAGRRIAAALPQQ; this is encoded by the coding sequence ATGACCACAATTGTTATCGCACCGGACGCTTTCAAAGGAACCGCTACCACCCACGACGCCGCCGCTTACCTCGCCGAAGGCATCGCCGAGGCATTGCCTGATGCCGAGCTGGTGCTGGTGCCCATGGCCGACGGTGGCGAGGGCACTGCGAGCTGTTTCGACGGTACCCCCGTCACGCTTCCTACCACCGACGCGGCGGGCCGACTCACTGAAGCCACCTACATGTTCAACGACGGCGACGTGGCGGAAGCCTACATTGACGTCGCCGCAGCCAGTGGCCTGCCCGCCGTTGCCGACCATCCCGTACCCCTCACCGGCGACACCTACGGAACCGGCGTGCTTATTGCCGACGCCGTGACACGCGGCGCACAACGCATCATTCTGGGCCTCGGAGGCACTGCCACCGTCGACGGCGGCACCGGGATACTTGTTGCACTAGGCGCAACTCCGCAGGATAAGGCCGGTCATCCGCTGCGACCAGGCGGAGGTTCACTCACCGAACTCGCGGGTTTTGACACTGCTCAACTCAACATTCCCGCCGCGGCCGTCGAATGGGTGCTACTCACCGACGTCACCAACCCCGCCACCGGCCCCGATGGCGCAGCAGCCGTGTTCGGGCCGCAAAAAGGCGCAACGCCGGAGGACATCACACTTCTCGACGCCGCGCTCACCCAGCTCTGCGACATCTGCGAAGTGGACCCCACCACCCCAGGCTTCGGTGCCGCTGGTGGGCTGCCCATCGGAATAACGTGGCTGTCCACACTTATGCATGGCAATCATTCCCACATTCATGTGCTGCCCGGCGCACGCATGGTCGCCGAATCGGTGGGCCTCCCCGAGCTGATCCACTCCGCCGACCTGGTGGTCACGGGTGAGGGAAGGTTTGATAAGCAATCCACGCGCGGCAAGGTGGTGGGTACGGTGCTCGATATGGCCGTCGCCGCCGATGTCCCAGTGGTCGTTGTGGCCGGGTCATTCCAGGAAAAAATTGCTGGTCAGGGGGTAAGTATGGTGGAACTCTCCGATAATCCAGATGCGAAAGCGCAGCTTGTTGAGGCCGGACGCCGGATCGCTGCGGCGTTGCCTCAGCAATAG
- the mutM gene encoding bifunctional DNA-formamidopyrimidine glycosylase/DNA-(apurinic or apyrimidinic site) lyase: protein MPELPEVEVVRRGLEQHVQGRTLVGPEVLHPRAARHNTTPRDVEKRLDGAVVQAVERRGKFLWLVLGDEALLVHLGMSGQMLMKGPEEATHRHLRARVHLDDGNQLWFVDQRTFGYWSVVPLIDAPVPSAHQRIPASIAHIAPDLLDPTLDLSDLARAVKQKDTEVKRVLLDQRVVSGIGNIYADEMLWQAGLHGRQRASKIATSRLVSLLEAGQSVMEHALLQGGTSFDDLYVNVNGESGYFDVSLNAYGQQGKPCPRCGDAIVREEFMNRGSHFCPTCQKEY, encoded by the coding sequence ATGCCTGAGCTTCCCGAAGTTGAGGTTGTCCGTCGCGGCCTTGAGCAGCATGTTCAGGGCAGGACGTTGGTGGGGCCTGAGGTTTTGCATCCCCGTGCCGCGCGGCATAACACCACCCCGAGGGACGTCGAGAAGCGTCTCGACGGCGCGGTGGTGCAGGCCGTGGAGCGTCGTGGGAAGTTCCTGTGGCTGGTCTTGGGGGATGAGGCGCTGCTGGTGCACCTGGGTATGAGCGGGCAGATGCTGATGAAGGGGCCGGAGGAGGCAACGCACCGTCACCTGCGTGCGCGGGTTCATCTTGATGACGGCAACCAACTGTGGTTTGTGGATCAGCGTACGTTTGGTTATTGGTCGGTAGTGCCGCTTATCGACGCCCCGGTTCCCTCAGCTCATCAGCGCATTCCAGCGTCGATTGCGCACATTGCGCCGGATTTGCTGGACCCGACGTTGGACCTGAGCGACCTGGCGCGCGCGGTAAAGCAGAAGGACACAGAGGTTAAGCGCGTGTTGTTGGATCAACGCGTGGTTAGCGGGATCGGCAATATTTATGCTGATGAGATGCTGTGGCAGGCGGGGCTGCATGGAAGGCAGCGGGCGTCGAAAATAGCAACTTCGCGGTTGGTGTCGCTGTTAGAGGCAGGGCAATCGGTGATGGAGCATGCGTTGCTGCAAGGCGGTACAAGCTTTGATGACTTATATGTCAACGTCAATGGTGAGTCGGGGTATTTTGACGTGTCGTTGAACGCGTATGGGCAGCAGGGCAAGCCATGCCCGCGGTGCGGCGACGCAATTGTGCGAGAGGAGTTCATGAATAGGGGCAGCCATTTCTGCCCGACATGTCAAAAAGAATATTGA
- the gdhA gene encoding NADP-specific glutamate dehydrogenase, whose protein sequence is MSVDEQVSSYYDMLLKRNAGEPEFHQAVAEVLDSLKIVLNKDPHYADYGLIQRLCEPERQLIFRVPWVDDNGDVQVNRGFRVQFNSALGPYKGGLRFHPSVNLGIIKFLGFEQIFKNSLTGLPIGGGKGGSDFDPKGKSDAEIMRFCQSFMTELHRHIGEYRDVPAGDIGVGGREIGYLFGQYRRLANKHESGVLTGKGLTWGGSLVRTEATGYGLAYFTNEMLKAHGAEFTGSKVIVSGSGNVAIYAIEKAQELGATVIAFSDSSGWVHTPNGVDVAKLKDVKEVRRERVSTYADEVESATYHPEGSIWELPCDIALPCATQNELDGAAARTLADNGCKFVAEGANMPSTADAIEVYRERGIHFGPGKAANAGGVATSALEMQQNACRDSWSFDYTDKRLHDIMSNIFKTCAATAKEYGHDGDYVIGANIAGFKKVADAMLAQGVI, encoded by the coding sequence ATGTCCGTTGATGAACAGGTGTCCAGCTACTACGACATGCTGCTGAAGCGCAACGCTGGCGAACCCGAATTTCACCAGGCCGTCGCAGAAGTACTCGACTCCCTCAAAATTGTCTTGAACAAAGACCCGCACTACGCCGACTACGGTCTCATCCAGCGTCTGTGCGAACCGGAACGCCAGTTGATCTTCCGCGTTCCGTGGGTTGACGACAACGGCGATGTCCAGGTCAACCGCGGCTTCCGCGTCCAGTTCAACTCCGCGCTCGGCCCCTACAAGGGCGGCCTGCGCTTCCACCCCAGCGTCAACCTGGGCATCATCAAGTTCCTGGGCTTCGAGCAGATCTTCAAAAACTCCCTCACCGGCCTGCCCATCGGTGGCGGCAAGGGCGGCTCCGACTTCGACCCGAAGGGCAAGTCCGATGCCGAAATCATGCGCTTCTGCCAGTCCTTTATGACTGAACTGCACCGTCACATCGGCGAATACCGCGACGTGCCCGCCGGTGACATCGGCGTTGGTGGCCGCGAAATCGGCTACCTGTTTGGCCAGTACCGACGCCTCGCCAACAAGCACGAATCCGGTGTGCTCACCGGTAAGGGCCTGACCTGGGGTGGCTCCCTCGTGCGCACCGAAGCCACCGGTTACGGCTTGGCCTACTTCACCAACGAAATGTTGAAGGCTCACGGCGCTGAATTCACAGGCTCAAAGGTTATTGTGTCCGGCTCCGGCAACGTGGCCATCTACGCCATCGAAAAAGCCCAGGAACTCGGCGCAACCGTTATCGCCTTCTCTGACTCCTCCGGCTGGGTGCACACCCCCAACGGTGTTGACGTTGCAAAACTCAAGGACGTTAAAGAAGTTCGCCGTGAGCGCGTCTCCACCTATGCTGACGAGGTGGAAAGCGCGACCTACCACCCCGAAGGCTCCATCTGGGAGCTTCCCTGCGACATCGCACTGCCTTGCGCCACCCAAAACGAGCTCGATGGCGCCGCAGCTCGCACCCTTGCTGACAATGGCTGCAAGTTCGTTGCTGAGGGCGCCAACATGCCTTCCACCGCCGATGCCATTGAGGTGTACCGCGAACGTGGCATCCACTTCGGCCCCGGCAAGGCAGCCAACGCTGGTGGAGTGGCTACCTCCGCGTTGGAAATGCAGCAAAACGCCTGCCGTGACTCCTGGAGCTTCGACTACACCGACAAGCGCCTCCACGACATTATGAGCAACATCTTCAAAACCTGTGCCGCAACCGCCAAGGAATACGGCCATGACGGTGACTACGTGATCGGTGCCAACATCGCTGGCTTCAAGAAGGTTGCCGACGCCATGCTTGCCCAGGGTGTCATCTAG
- a CDS encoding YceD family protein, with product MTSPFVFDVAGLLRGPGLPVQESNTGQSPVRVGVPMIAVDEGAEVTVDATLTPLGEGVMVDATVTAPLTGQCSRCLRDLSAERSFKFNEVFSASESFIQGDAVDPEDDEVPAIVNDRLDTLQTFIDAAVLELPFNPTCEDILGEECEDNDVPSPDGISGEENQDRVDPRWAGLEKFK from the coding sequence ATGACTTCACCTTTTGTTTTTGATGTGGCCGGGTTGTTGCGCGGCCCTGGTTTGCCTGTTCAAGAGTCCAACACGGGCCAGTCGCCGGTGCGTGTTGGCGTGCCCATGATCGCCGTGGATGAGGGTGCCGAGGTCACGGTGGATGCCACGTTAACCCCGTTGGGCGAGGGCGTCATGGTCGATGCGACGGTGACCGCCCCGCTGACGGGGCAATGTTCGCGGTGCTTGAGGGATTTGAGTGCGGAGCGTTCCTTCAAGTTCAATGAGGTGTTTTCCGCATCGGAGTCGTTTATCCAGGGCGATGCTGTTGACCCTGAGGATGACGAGGTTCCCGCCATCGTCAATGATCGCCTGGATACTCTGCAGACCTTCATTGATGCCGCGGTCTTGGAGTTGCCGTTTAACCCCACGTGTGAGGATATTCTCGGCGAGGAGTGCGAGGATAATGATGTCCCGTCGCCGGATGGCATTTCGGGCGAGGAAAATCAGGATCGTGTAGATCCCCGCTGGGCTGGTTTGGAGAAGTTCAAGTGA
- a CDS encoding alanine/glycine:cation symporter family protein, with translation MDALTDKIDLFNEKYWIFVLFLLVGAGLYFCVRTVVVQLRYIPDMFKAVAEPPSELESGQKGISAFKAFTISAASRVGTGNVAGVALAIATGGPGAVFWMWTLAIIGGATSFVESTLAQVYKVRDKDSYRGGPAYYITKALGWRWLAVLFAVLITVTYGFVFNAVQSNSIAGSIANSFDPEGTNAMRIKIIVGVVLALFTALIIFGGVQRIATVTQVIVPIMAVGYIAVGLIVVVLNIQHVPGMIGTIVEHAFGIEQFAGAALGQVVLKGAQRGLFSNEAGMGSVPNAAATASVSHPAKQGLIQTLGVYFDTIVVCSVTAFIILLSDRVGSDSEGGIALTQNALADSVGGWGVHFLTVMILFLAFSSVIGNYYYGEANIEFLTRNRMYLNIFRAVVALCVFGGAIGSVPLVWSLADTFSGFMATVNLIALIPLGGVAIAVLRNFSKQRAQGINPVFHRDDVPGLKGWDGMECWDGTDPITWRDKETSADTSA, from the coding sequence ATGGATGCGCTGACAGACAAGATTGATTTGTTCAACGAAAAATACTGGATTTTTGTCCTGTTCTTGCTGGTGGGGGCTGGCCTGTACTTCTGTGTCCGCACCGTGGTGGTACAGCTGCGCTATATTCCAGACATGTTCAAGGCGGTCGCAGAACCGCCGTCTGAACTGGAATCTGGCCAGAAGGGCATTTCCGCGTTCAAGGCGTTTACCATTTCAGCTGCATCTCGTGTGGGTACTGGCAATGTTGCGGGGGTGGCGTTGGCCATCGCGACGGGTGGTCCAGGTGCTGTGTTCTGGATGTGGACGTTAGCGATCATTGGTGGTGCTACCTCCTTTGTGGAATCCACCTTGGCGCAGGTGTACAAGGTGCGGGATAAGGATTCCTATCGAGGTGGACCGGCCTACTACATTACCAAGGCGCTGGGATGGCGCTGGTTGGCGGTGCTGTTTGCAGTGCTGATCACTGTTACCTACGGCTTTGTGTTTAATGCGGTGCAATCCAACTCTATTGCGGGATCGATTGCTAATTCCTTCGACCCTGAGGGCACCAACGCCATGCGCATCAAGATTATCGTGGGCGTGGTGTTGGCCCTGTTCACGGCGCTGATCATTTTCGGTGGTGTACAGCGCATCGCCACCGTGACCCAGGTGATCGTGCCGATCATGGCCGTGGGTTATATTGCGGTGGGGCTGATCGTGGTGGTGCTGAACATTCAACACGTTCCTGGCATGATCGGGACCATTGTGGAGCATGCATTTGGCATTGAACAATTCGCGGGCGCGGCGCTGGGCCAAGTGGTATTGAAGGGGGCGCAGCGCGGACTGTTCTCTAACGAGGCCGGTATGGGTTCAGTACCCAATGCTGCTGCAACGGCATCGGTGTCACACCCGGCGAAGCAGGGCCTGATCCAAACGCTGGGCGTGTATTTTGACACGATCGTGGTGTGCTCGGTCACAGCATTTATTATTCTGCTGTCGGATCGGGTCGGGTCGGATTCTGAAGGCGGCATTGCACTGACCCAGAACGCACTGGCGGACAGCGTCGGCGGCTGGGGCGTGCACTTCCTCACGGTGATGATTTTGTTCCTGGCGTTTTCCTCCGTGATCGGCAACTACTACTACGGCGAGGCGAATATTGAGTTCCTGACCAGGAACCGCATGTACCTAAACATTTTCCGCGCAGTTGTGGCGCTGTGCGTGTTCGGTGGTGCCATCGGGTCAGTGCCTTTGGTGTGGTCGCTGGCGGATACCTTCTCCGGGTTCATGGCAACGGTGAATTTGATCGCGTTGATCCCGCTGGGCGGGGTGGCCATTGCCGTGCTGCGGAATTTCTCCAAGCAGCGCGCCCAGGGTATCAACCCGGTATTCCATCGTGATGATGTTCCGGGGCTGAAGGGCTGGGACGGCATGGAATGCTGGGACGGCACGGACCCCATCACCTGGCGTGATAAGGAAACATCGGCCGATACCAGCGCCTAG